TGCGCGCCGGACGTCGAAATGCGGAAACCTGCTGCGGCGAGTGCCCCGATCACCGTCGGGCCGGTCCATCCCTGCGACGGATGCGCGGCGACGCCCGGCGGCTTGTTGACGACGACGATGTCCGAGTCGTGGTAGATCACGTCCAGGTCTTCCACCGGTGTCGGCTCGATCGTCAGCGGACGCTCCGGTTCGGGGAGCGTCACGTCGAGCCAGGCCCCCGCCACCAATTTGTGCGCCTTGTCGACGGCGACACCGTCGACGGTGATGTCACCGGCGTCGGCGAGCCCTGCCGCGACCGTCCGGGACAGTCCGAGCAGACGCGCGACTCCCGCGTCTGTCCGCATGCCGTGCAGCCCGTCGGGCACGGGCATCGCTCGCGAGTCACGCATGGTTGTCGGTCTCCTCATCGGTGCTGTCGGCCTCGGTCGGGTCAGTGTCCGCCGGGTCGGGGTCGTTGCGCGCCGCCCACCCGGTCCGGGTGCCGTCGTAGTCGTAGCCGAGCAGCGTCAGGACGACGAGCAGAATCGCGCCGCACACGACGGCGGAGTCCGCGACGTTGAACGTCGGCCACCAGTCGCCGACCTTGATGAAGTCGACGACGTGACCGCGCAGCGGGCCCGGGGACCGGAAGATGCGGTCGGTCAGGTTGCCGACCGCACCACCGAGGACCATCCCGAGGCCGATCACCCATCCGGTCGACACCAATTTCGACGAATACCTGATGATCCCGAGGACGACGGCGAGCGCGACGAAGGTGAGCACCCACGTATAGCCGGTCGCCATCGAGAACGCCGCACCGCTGTTGCGAATCAGCGTGAACGTCACGAAGTCGCCGATGATCTCCATCGGCTCGTAGGGCGTCAGGAACGCAACGACGAGGACCTTCGTCAGCAGATCCAGCAGATAGACTGTCACCGCGATGACGGCGAGCAGAGAGACGGTCCGGGCGACGCTGCGCCCGGGCACGGTTTGCTTCATGCGTCGATTGTCCCTCATCGGCCGACCACTACTCTCGTGGGCGTGACTGTTCCGCATCGAGACGCCAGTGCCCCTCCCCGTTCGACGACTCCGCGGCGCCGCACCGTCGCCGCTCTGGCGGTACTTCCGCTGAGCGCCGCCGTCGCGTTGACCGGCTGCTCGTCCGACGACTCCGGCACTGCCGCCGACTCCGGTCCGTGCGCGGAATCCTCGAGCGTGGACCGCGCCGGAGTGCGACCGATCCCCGTCTCCGCGGCGACTGTCACGGTGGTCGACCCGGGGTCCGGGACTCTCCAGTCGCTGACGCCCGCACCGGACACCACTCGCTCCCAGGAGGTGACGCTGACGACCGACTCATTGGAGGCGAGCATCGCGCCGGACGCGGAGAACAAGCAGCAGGTGCAACGGACGCAGCAGAACCTGACGACTCCGATCACCGCTCGGGTGGTGTGCGACGACCCCTCGAACCTCGAGTTCACGATCGGCACACCCACGAGCCTCGACAACGCTCTGACCCCGGAGCTCGGCGCGATCGCCGGATCGACGGGAGGGATCAGCTTCACCGCGGGCCTCAACCCTCAGATGCTCCGCCTGCTCCCCAACGAAGAATCGTCGTCCCCTGCCCGCAGCGCAGTCGAGCAGTCGTTCACCGGTGCGCTCGATCAGTCGGTTCCGCTGCCGACTCAACCCGTGGGCATCGGGGCGCGTTGGCAATCTGTTCGCACCGTTTCCTCGGCCGCGACCATTCGACGCACCACAACGGTGACCCTCAAGTCGCACGTCGGATCGGTCCTGAGGTTGGCGGTGACCGTCGAGGAGACTCCGGTGGACTCGGTGTTCCGGATCCCCGGGTCGGCCCAGACGCTGAACATCGACCGCTACGCGATGGCGGGATCCGGTGAGGTCACCGTCGACCTGACGAAGATGCTGCCGACTGGCGGGAAGATCGTCACCAAGGGAGCGCGTCAGCTGTCCGGGGATGCCGGCGCCCCGCCGTTGCTGCAGCAGAACGAGTACACGGTCTCCTGGGGCCCGTCCAAGCCGTAGTCGAGTTGCACGAACGACACGCTGAACGCACGAATGCCCCCGCCAGACGGCGGGGGCATTCGTGTCAGCAGGTCGAACTCAGTTGGTCGACTTCGCCTTCTTCTTCGACGACGGCGTGTCGCTCGCGCACAGCGGCGACTTGGTGTCGCTCATCGCGAGCAGCGAGCAGACCGTGTCCTTCGACAGCTTCCAGCGGCCGTTGTCGAAGACGATCGATGCGTCGATCGGGTTCGCGGGGTTGCCCGGAATCTTGACGAGAACCTTCACCTTGGCCTTCTTGGGGCCGTTCTTGGTGACCGGAGCCTTGATCCGGTAGGTGACCTTCGGGTTGTCCTTCTTCGCCTTCACCAACTTGTCGAAGATCGACGGATCCTTCTCGGAGCCCTCGATGAGGTCGACCTTCTCCGACGCCTTGATCTTCGGGTCCAGAGCAGTCGTCAGCATGTCGTTGAGCGCGGCGACACTCGGCACCTTGCTCGCGTTGGTCATCTCGGCCTCGGAGCCCGTCGCCGGAGCGCCGGTCGACGCGGCAGCCGAGGAGCTCGTCGAGGTGGGCACGGGCGGCACGCCGGAGTCGTCCGAGCCGCACGCGGCGGTGGTGGCGACAGCAGCGGCCACCACGGCAACGGCCACGAAATTGCGAATCTTCAAGGGTTCAATCCTCACGTCATGTTCCGCCCCGGCCGACTGTCGAGCCCGAGCACACAACCACTATGCCAAAAGGCAGCCATGGCACGCATCCGTTCAATCACGACACATCCGCCACTTCTGCCCCGTCCGCTACCGATGACCAGCGCACACTGCGTGCGAGAAAGTGCAACAATCGGCCCATGAACGCATGCCGGGTTGTGATGATCACCACCGGCGGGACGGCTGCGTCCCGCACGACAGACGACGGAGCAGTGCCTGTGCTGACCGCAGCGGACCTAGTTCCGACTGTGTCCGAGGACGTCTCCGTGATCCCGGTCGAGTTGATGGCCGTCGACTCGTCGGCGATGACGGTCCGTGAACAGTTCGCCGTGGTCCGCGCGATCGCCGATGCACTCGACGATCCGGAAGTGACCGGCGTCGTCGTCACTCACGGCACCGACACACTCGAGGAGACGGCCTTCCTCGCCGACCTCTTCGCAGCCGACCCTCGACCGGTCGTGTTCACCGGTGCACAGTTTCCGGCCGACCACCCGGAGTCGGACGGTCCGGCGAACATCACTGACGCAATCACCGCCGCGGCCGATCCCCGGTATCGCGGGCGCGGTGTGCTGGTTGCACTCGGCGGGTCGATCCTGAACTCCCGGGGAGTGTTCAAACGTTCGACGACTGACTTCCGGGCGTTCGACACGGTCAACGCCGACCTCCCACGTCCGTTGGTCGCCGACACGCTCCCGGACGGGCTCCGCGCACGTGTGG
This genomic window from Gordonia sp. PDNC005 contains:
- the lspA gene encoding signal peptidase II encodes the protein MKQTVPGRSVARTVSLLAVIAVTVYLLDLLTKVLVVAFLTPYEPMEIIGDFVTFTLIRNSGAAFSMATGYTWVLTFVALAVVLGIIRYSSKLVSTGWVIGLGMVLGGAVGNLTDRIFRSPGPLRGHVVDFIKVGDWWPTFNVADSAVVCGAILLVVLTLLGYDYDGTRTGWAARNDPDPADTDPTEADSTDEETDNHA
- a CDS encoding asparaginase, encoding MNACRVVMITTGGTAASRTTDDGAVPVLTAADLVPTVSEDVSVIPVELMAVDSSAMTVREQFAVVRAIADALDDPEVTGVVVTHGTDTLEETAFLADLFAADPRPVVFTGAQFPADHPESDGPANITDAITAAADPRYRGRGVLVALGGSILNSRGVFKRSTTDFRAFDTVNADLPRPLVADTLPDGLRARVDLIALYPGVSPGTIAAAVEQRATGIVLSATGSGNTHPDITAQVSLAVQRDVVVVVSTRVPFGAVEPTYGGGGGGVDLDRAGAIFSPWLRAPQARMALLALLSVGADRQRVSDFFAASSPS